From one Misgurnus anguillicaudatus chromosome 2, ASM2758022v2, whole genome shotgun sequence genomic stretch:
- the LOC141366145 gene encoding uncharacterized protein, which yields MPHELKACGLTCTPKGKSPRYFPLRAQCTVPYTHLYAQSQEPSVPSCIPTCMPKAKSQCTFLYTHLYAQSQEPSVPSRIPTCTLKAKSPPLCQDVEGQNAVLRKFLREKVINGGAIPGFHQLQEHYLEAVYQKEKEQLKTLVAKKPVAVIFDETPDVEGRCVLNILIAPLEKDVSERILAYLADTVFLEECNHSTVSKAVVKCLHEYNIDNDDVVVFNTDNAAYMKKAYKAALQSLFPNSIHVTCLAHIMNLIGSAFRRPFDQLNAFMLCFSQMFYQAGSRKRRYLQYLTKKLPTGKKATMSPNPCATRWNSWFTAVQYHSEHFGLYKEFIEMEVDTCGRSTPQSVERLHEMLHDPDMAQSLQVEICIMSEKCKRVIQLLDIFQSRRPVTTKVFDYLEDLHMHILANAQLQYEAYAQYFEGLDLTLAIKNHILNKVEQAYNNAEDKLKKYMSDGQPAIHFLNEVRVFDPRHTAFMDESVVSYKYIPGFSAVPTEEFDAYFTHLGPSALRASASGVVDLDVFWDGLQERLPILSVLAKRYKDVIVNSADAERSNSIYKLVLSSRRRSMSNNNLKALVFLYHNQRLTSGAFEMQEDFEEDMEDIED from the exons ATGCCCCATGAGCTGAAAGCCTGTGgactcacctgtacgcccaaaggcAAGAGCCCACGGTACTttcct CTAAGAGCCCAGTGTACCGTCccgtatactcacctgtacgcccaaagccaagagcccagtgtaccgTCCTGTATACccacctgtatgcccaaagcCAAGAGCCAGTGTACCttcctgtatactcacctgtacgcccaaagccaagagcccagtgtaccgTCCCGTATACCCACCTGTACGCTCAAAGCTAAGAGCCCA CCTCTCTGCCAGGACGTAGAGGGACAGAACGCAG TTTTAAGAAAATTCCTTAGGGAAAAAGTTATAAATGGTGGAGCCATACCTGGATTTCACCAGCTTCAGGAACATTACCTGGAAGCAGTATACCAGAAAGAAAAAGAGCAACTTAAAACACTTGTAGCTAAAAAGCCTGTTGCTGTGATTTTTGACGAAACTCCAGACGTAGAGGGCAGATGTGTTCTAAACATCCTAATTGCTCCGCTGGAGAAGGATGTTTCGGAGAGAATATTGGCATACCTTGCAGACACAGTGTTTCTTGAGGAGTGTAACCATTCCACAGTGTCTAAGGCGGTTGTCAAGTGTCTACACGAATACAACATAGACAATGATGATGTTGTGGTGTTCAACACTGACAACGCGGCCTATATGAAAAAGGCCTACAAAGCTGCGTTGCAATCCTTATTCCCAAACTCAATTCATGTGACATGCTTGGCTCATATAATGAACCTGATAGGTAGTGCCTTCCGGAGACCTTTTGACCAACTGAATGCATTTATGCTGTGTTTCTCACAAATGTTCTACCAAGCTGGCTCCCGGAAAAGAAGATATCTTCAATACCTGACAAAAAAACTACCAACAGGAAAGAAAGCTACGATGTCTCCAAATCCATGTGCTACGCGCTGGAACTCGTGGTTCACTGCAGTCCAGTACCATTCAGAACATTTCGGACTCTACAAGGAGTTTATTGAGATGGAAGTGGAT ACTTGTGGCAGAAGCACGCCTCAGAGTGTGGAGAGACTCCATGAAATGCTACATGATCCAGATATGGCTCAAAGTCTCCAGGTTGAGATATGCATCATGTCAGAGAAGTGCAAAAGAGTAATTCAACTTCTGGACATCTTCCAGAGTAGACGTCCCGTAACCACCAAGGTTTTTGACTACCTTGAGGATCTGCACATGCACATTTTGGCAAATGCACAACTACAGTATGAAGCATATGCCCAGTACTTTGAGGGACTTGACCTGACTTTAGCTATAAAGAACCACATCCTTAACAAAGTGGAACAGGCTTACAACAATGCAGAGGACAAACTCAAAAAGTACATGTCAGATGGACAACCCGCCATTCATTTTCTGAATGAAGTCAGGGTCTTTGATCCTCGTCACACTGCATTTATGGATGAGAGTGTGGTCAGCTACAAATACATTCCGGGATTCAGTGCTGTTCCTACAGAAGAATTTGATGCCTACTTCACCCATCTAGGTCCATCTGCACTCAGAGCTTCAGCAAGTGGAGTGGTGGATTTAGATGTTTTCTGGGATGGGTTGCAGGAAAGGCTGCCCATACTGAGTGTCCTGGCCAAACGATACAAAGATGTCATCGTGAACTCTGCAGATGCTGAACGCAGCAACAGTATATACAAGCTGGTTTTGTCCAGCCGAAGGAGATCCATGTCAAACAACAACCTCAAAGCCTTGGTCTTCTTATACCACAACCAAAGACTTACCAGTGGAGCTTTTGAAATGCAGGAAGATTTTGAGGAGGACATGGAGGATATTGAGGATTAG